The DNA segment acaaaaatgaggtcaagcaatgtgtttttgtcagtggtagcagtggctatgagttgcgtgtagcctttcgagcggaacaaatcaagaatgggcttgaatgaggcagatagcatatcttcattaaaatctccacataccaagatctgatgatgctccattacttcaaggtaccgcaagagatttcccaagcttggcagaaaagtgcgcagactgttgcctggaggcctgtaaacggcagcaatcaacacattgaggggatcttcaagtttcaccacaacaaattcaatgtcggtcacaccctgaacatatttcttttcctgggccgcgatgtgacttttgacacaaatacctacgccgccaccacgttttgtcgccaagtcaggacagtttgtgtaagaatcacttcggttcctgcaaaacatcgtgtagccttccaagcaagcacgtccatcggccactgatccttggaggtgtgtctctgtgaagcacaaaacatcagcgaaaagcagttcgtgatgagacacgatatcttgcacgtgacaagacagcccttcggtgttatgatggacgacaaccaggtgatttgcccgatctaccgacggcatcacgtgaaggaggggcatgacgctctccaaagaatcctctgccatctcagcaagagcagcagtgatttgtggatttgcatgaagccttctctcatccatatgcagaatatgcagaccactgagcgaagtcactctactcagagctacgtaccccatgccgtgttcgaaaacacctttcagcgaaactgcagcctgtgacgttgtcatgccttgtaccttgtggatcgtgcaggcaaaagcaagcttgatgggaaactgtcggcgcgtcactccagccttgttcagcttctcctccagtctgtcaatgtacacggggttagcagcacgcgctgtgttactcacatgatcgagttccaacccaagtttctggacacgggcttcatttggatagttcaccaatttgacaacttttgcaaacatcccgttgcacagacctgattgaacatcaacgttccgtgtgatcataacacgagcacccagggcaactttgatggagtccgggagctcattcttagcgccttgcacaggggaagcttgccttgccattctgccagttcctttgtctttcttgtagtcatccgcgtcaatctgcacaatgtccttatgaagcagttccagcatcgcagagttatggccatccacctgtttattggtggcaaaaacatgcagaatatgctttggacacatttctggggaagtgtacctcgtggcaaggagagctctgtccatttccgacagttcatctgacttttctttgacgcggagtcggttcagcagttcggcaaaggcgacatcgtctttctgcctcatgatggcggtgagcgtgatctttttgaagtcgtcacgccagtggtccagccgcgtaggatcgtacacgcacagaggtttggactgtctcacgggagggagctgaaagaaatctccaacagcaagaacagacatgccaccgaaaggtaaattaattcctttgatttgtttcaacctggcattcacgtaggcgaagaggtctttcgacaccatggaaatctcatcgatgatgagtatttcggcgatggacagctcggctcggacttcgtccagtttattgcccagcccgtggtacgggggtttgagacttctcggcagtttgagtagacaatgcaacgttgccccggaaatgttgaacgccgccgtgccagtgaaagctgcgagaacaaccgtttgcttggaaatgtcggcctcctcagccagtcgtggtagtctctgcagtattttggtagcgtcagcgtggatacacttgatgagatgagatttgccggtcccggcgccaccgttgatgtggtagaagaactgctcaatgggctttgagctacacacacgttttatgcaccaatctctgaccttgtagaagacggacgcttgcttttggt comes from the Syngnathus typhle isolate RoL2023-S1 ecotype Sweden linkage group LG18, RoL_Styp_1.0, whole genome shotgun sequence genome and includes:
- the LOC133143015 gene encoding uncharacterized protein LOC133143015 isoform X2, which produces MARLEEKLNKAGVTRRQFPIKLAFACTIHKVQGMTTSQAAVSLKGVFEHGMGYVALSRVTSLSGLHILHMDERRLHANPQITAALAEMAEDSLESVMPLLHVMPSVDRANHLVVVHHNTEGLSCHVQDIVSHHELLFADVLCFTETHLQGSVADGRACLEGYTMFCRNRSDSYTNCPDLATKRGGGVGICVKSHIAAQEKKYVQGVTDIEFVVVKLEDPLNVLIAAVYRPPGNSLRTFLPSLGNLLRYLEVMEHHQILVCGDFNEDMLSASFKPILDLFRSKGYTQLIATATTDKNTLLDLIFVSRPQCALHSGVLQTYYSYHNPVFCVLTSER
- the LOC133143015 gene encoding uncharacterized protein LOC133143015 isoform X4, with product MTTSQAAVSLKGVFEHGMGYVALSRVTSLSGLHILHMDERRLHANPQITAALAEMAEDSLESVMPLLHVMPSVDRANHLVVVHHNTEGLSCHVQDIVSHHELLFADVLCFTETHLQGSVADGRACLEGYTMFCRNRSDSYTNCPDLATKRGGGVGICVKSHIAAQEKKYVQGVTDIEFVVVKLEDPLNVLIAAVYRPPGNSLRTFLPSLGNLLRYLEVMEHHQILVCGDFNEDMLSASFKPILDLFRSKGYTQLIATATTDKNTLLDLIFVSRPQCALHSGVLQTYYSYHNPVFCVLTSER
- the LOC133143015 gene encoding uncharacterized protein LOC133143015 isoform X1 codes for the protein MLELLHKDIVQIDADDYKKDKGTGRMARLEEKLNKAGVTRRQFPIKLAFACTIHKVQGMTTSQAAVSLKGVFEHGMGYVALSRVTSLSGLHILHMDERRLHANPQITAALAEMAEDSLESVMPLLHVMPSVDRANHLVVVHHNTEGLSCHVQDIVSHHELLFADVLCFTETHLQGSVADGRACLEGYTMFCRNRSDSYTNCPDLATKRGGGVGICVKSHIAAQEKKYVQGVTDIEFVVVKLEDPLNVLIAAVYRPPGNSLRTFLPSLGNLLRYLEVMEHHQILVCGDFNEDMLSASFKPILDLFRSKGYTQLIATATTDKNTLLDLIFVSRPQCALHSGVLQTYYSYHNPVFCVLTSER